The genomic segment AGGCTGTTGTCCATGATGCCGTTCAGTCCCGCCATGGTCGTCCTCTCAGGCCTGCTTGACCAGGATGCCGCCGGCGCCGCGCGCGGTGGTCCGGGCGTCGTCGCCGTAGCGCCCGCTCGGATCCTCCAGCACCACGCGCCGGAAGATCTCCGTCTCCTCGCGCGCGAGGTCGAGGTTGAATGCGGCCAGCGTGCGGTTCAGTTCGTTCTGTCGGGCCAGACGCTGCGCCGTGGCCCGCAGGCGGCCGACGGCCGCCCCCACTTCGCGCCGGGTCGCCGGCGCCACGTAGTCCAGCAGGTCGCTGACCCGTCCCGGGGGCACCGTGATGCCCACGCGATGGCCCAGCTCCGCCACGAGCCTTTCGCGGGCGATGCGGCAGGTGTCGGCCTCCGGGAGCCGTCGGGCCCACTCGTCGGCGTTCACCTCGAGCCGGTCCACATCTTGCCGCTTCATGTAAGAATTCTGGCGCCACGCCAGCCGCAGCAGGCGGCGGTAGTGGCTCTCCTCGGTGTCGAGC from the bacterium genome contains:
- the flgN gene encoding flagellar export chaperone FlgN, which gives rise to MHANQDTSTVLDGDCRRLAALLDTEESHYRRLLRLAWRQNSYMKRQDVDRLEVNADEWARRLPEADTCRIARERLVAELGHRVGITVPPGRVSDLLDYVAPATRREVGAAVGRLRATAQRLARQNELNRTLAAFNLDLAREETEIFRRVVLEDPSGRYGDDARTTARGAGGILVKQA